A window of Leptotrichia wadei contains these coding sequences:
- a CDS encoding EndoU domain-containing protein yields the protein MNRNRLTKILLLIIVVLFGLGKMYFGRNSNKIKNDFSKGFVAQDEKSSKFAKWENNKKNKNKKNIAEKQYKSDKKLENKKYKIDYEHVIGGDENSQGKVTGGHSLLRGDVRIVKKIGSPAKNGVYRASIEVRKKDGTWQSKTSNGGVNTIFPENWDEARIIDEINSAWENRKDLKGRDSNMWQGISKSGVLIRGYKSPRITAYPVYENH from the coding sequence ATGAACAGAAATAGATTAACAAAAATACTGTTGCTTATTATTGTTGTACTATTTGGACTTGGAAAAATGTATTTTGGAAGAAACAGTAATAAAATAAAAAATGATTTTTCAAAAGGATTTGTTGCACAAGATGAAAAAAGCAGTAAATTTGCTAAATGGGAAAATAATAAAAAAAATAAGAATAAGAAAAATATTGCTGAAAAACAATATAAAAGCGATAAAAAATTAGAAAACAAAAAATATAAAATTGATTACGAACACGTAATTGGCGGGGATGAAAATTCGCAAGGAAAAGTTACGGGAGGACATTCGCTTTTACGTGGAGATGTCAGAATTGTGAAAAAAATTGGGAGTCCAGCGAAAAATGGAGTATATCGGGCAAGCATCGAAGTAAGGAAGAAGGACGGAACTTGGCAGTCAAAAACGTCTAATGGCGGTGTAAATACGATATTTCCAGAAAATTGGGATGAAGCTAGAATTATTGATGAAATAAATTCGGCCTGGGAAAACAGAAAAGATTTAAAGGGCAGAGATAGCAATATGTGGCAAGGAATTAGCAAAAGCGGAGTTTTAATTCGAGGTTATAAAAGTCCTAGAATAACAGCTTATCCAGTTTATGAAAACCATTAA
- the trpS gene encoding tryptophan--tRNA ligase, whose protein sequence is MRSLSGIQPSGILHIGNYFGAIKQFVKLQDKYEGFYFLANYHALTSSPKGEDLKSNTINVILDYLALGLDPKKSTLFLQSDVPEHTELSWILSNISPMGLLERAHSYKDKVAKGIKPNVGLFTYPILMAADILMYSPDIVPVGKDQKQHVEITRDIAIKFNETYGKEIFKLPKEKIVENVATVPGTDGDKMSKSYGNVINMFGSKKSLKKQIMNIVTDSTPLEEPKDPDNNITKLYALFATEAEVEALKEKFRAGNFGYGHAKNELFDKFMDYFTPFQKKREELENNMDYVYEILHEGAVKARSIATAKMDEVRDVVGLLKKNY, encoded by the coding sequence ATGAGAAGTTTGTCTGGTATTCAACCCAGCGGTATTTTACATATTGGGAACTATTTTGGAGCTATTAAGCAATTTGTAAAATTGCAAGATAAATATGAAGGTTTCTATTTTTTAGCAAATTATCATGCTCTGACATCTTCGCCAAAAGGGGAAGATTTAAAATCTAACACAATAAACGTAATTTTAGATTATTTGGCTTTGGGTCTAGATCCTAAAAAATCCACATTATTTTTACAGTCGGATGTGCCTGAACATACAGAATTATCTTGGATTTTATCAAATATTTCTCCAATGGGACTATTGGAAAGAGCTCATTCATATAAAGATAAGGTTGCAAAAGGAATTAAGCCAAATGTAGGACTATTTACTTATCCAATACTTATGGCAGCTGATATTTTAATGTACTCACCTGATATTGTGCCTGTTGGGAAAGATCAGAAGCAGCATGTGGAAATAACTCGTGATATTGCCATTAAATTCAATGAAACTTACGGAAAGGAAATTTTTAAATTACCAAAGGAAAAAATCGTTGAAAACGTAGCAACTGTGCCAGGAACAGACGGTGATAAAATGAGTAAATCCTATGGAAACGTAATAAATATGTTCGGTTCAAAAAAATCATTGAAAAAACAAATTATGAACATTGTAACAGATTCAACACCTTTGGAAGAGCCAAAAGATCCTGACAATAACATCACGAAATTATATGCCCTTTTTGCAACAGAAGCAGAAGTAGAAGCATTAAAAGAAAAATTCAGAGCAGGAAACTTTGGATATGGACATGCCAAAAATGAATTATTTGACAAATTTATGGATTATTTCACACCATTCCAGAAAAAACGTGAAGAGCTGGAAAATAATATGGATTATGTTTATGAAATTTTACATGAAGGTGCAGTTAAGGCTAGAAGTATTGCTACTGCCAAGATGGATGAAGTTAGAGATGTAGTTGGACTTTTGAAGAAAAATTATTAA
- a CDS encoding helix-turn-helix domain-containing protein codes for MEARKDKNITQKKLSDLTGIMQEDVSKIENGNPNPSLKTLKKLAATFGKKLVISFE; via the coding sequence ATTGAAGCAAGAAAAGATAAAAACATTACACAAAAGAAATTATCAGATTTAACTGGGATAATGCAAGAAGATGTAAGTAAAATAGAAAACGGAAATCCCAATCCTTCATTGAAAACATTAAAAAAATTGGCTGCCACATTTGGTAAAAAATTAGTGATTTCATTTGAATAA
- a CDS encoding DUF4431 domain-containing protein, which translates to MKKLIILSILLTTLSCGLNNKGNNDKKSEKNSVEKVRTSEQEVKEMVELWNKASSNGDFTVLENMLADKVEYYQQTVTRDYYIKDQKKFFEKNPVYGQVIKGDINIQQISDTQYKAEFVKEVTTKKGTKDYPSYLVFKKIGDEWKLILESDTVSDANIEKKKKQKTESPNKSTYYYGDNQTLIGTFDIKKIFVEDGAANENGKTIYPYFLFLSSPIKVVPSVANDSENVVETGVTELHLVLDENLINYLKSNQAYGKKVKMTGELFHSQTIHHQSAVLMNVKNIEILN; encoded by the coding sequence ATGAAAAAATTAATTATATTATCAATATTATTGACAACTCTTTCATGTGGTTTAAATAATAAAGGTAATAATGATAAAAAATCAGAAAAAAATTCTGTGGAAAAAGTAAGGACTTCAGAACAAGAAGTAAAAGAAATGGTTGAATTATGGAATAAAGCTTCAAGTAATGGGGACTTTACAGTTTTGGAAAATATGCTTGCAGATAAAGTTGAATATTATCAGCAAACAGTTACAAGGGATTACTATATTAAAGATCAAAAGAAATTCTTTGAAAAGAATCCTGTTTACGGACAAGTAATTAAAGGTGACATTAATATTCAACAAATTTCAGATACACAATATAAAGCAGAATTTGTAAAAGAAGTTACAACTAAAAAAGGAACGAAAGATTATCCATCTTATTTAGTTTTCAAAAAAATAGGAGATGAATGGAAATTAATTTTAGAAAGTGATACAGTTTCTGATGCAAATATTGAGAAAAAGAAAAAACAAAAAACAGAAAGTCCTAATAAATCAACATATTATTATGGAGATAATCAAACTTTAATTGGAACATTTGATATAAAGAAAATATTTGTAGAAGACGGAGCAGCAAATGAAAACGGAAAAACTATTTATCCATATTTTTTATTTTTGAGTTCACCAATAAAAGTAGTTCCTTCAGTTGCAAATGATTCTGAAAATGTAGTTGAAACAGGAGTAACTGAATTACACTTAGTTCTTGATGAAAATTTAATTAACTATTTAAAATCAAATCAAGCATATGGTAAAAAAGTTAAAATGACAGGAGAGTTATTTCATTCGCAGACTATACATCATCAGTCTGCTGTTTTAATGAATGTTAAAAATATAGAAATATTAAATTAA
- a CDS encoding RNA methyltransferase, with translation MAQRVIDKFGDEEISIGDYVLSRGDLLTLIIMDFVIRIKEGVIKKESFETDSFYNGLLGFPQYTRPVEIDGYTVPEVLQSGNHAKISEYRQFHSIEKTMKNRMDLFEKKLENIDEDLEFKKVYKKYLKNK, from the coding sequence TTGGCTCAAAGAGTAATTGATAAATTTGGAGATGAGGAAATTTCTATTGGTGATTACGTTCTAAGCAGAGGAGATTTACTGACCCTTATAATCATGGACTTTGTAATTCGTATAAAAGAAGGAGTAATAAAAAAGGAATCCTTTGAAACTGATTCATTTTATAATGGACTTCTGGGATTTCCGCAGTATACAAGACCTGTGGAAATTGACGGCTATACTGTTCCAGAAGTCTTGCAAAGTGGAAATCATGCTAAAATTAGTGAATATAGACAATTTCATTCGATTGAAAAAACTATGAAAAATAGAATGGATTTATTTGAAAAAAAGTTGGAGAATATTGATGAGGATTTGGAATTTAAGAAAGTTTATAAAAAATATTTAAAAAATAAATAA
- a CDS encoding tRNA 2-thiocytidine biosynthesis protein TtcA, giving the protein MVNLVCEAILPDCPMKDVEEIEKSIVTTYKKSIWSKFLKAISDFDMIQNGDKIAIGVSGGKDSLLLVKLFQELKKDRRKNFEFKAVSLNPGFRNSDLDNFKNNLNKLNIDCDIIDTNIWEIANEKAKDYPCFLCAKMRRGILYTQVEELGFNKLTLGHHFDDVIETTLINMLYAGTMKTMTPKVPSTSGKLELIRPLIYVKEADIIDYTKTNGIRAMNCGCTIEAGKTSSKRREVKNLLAELEEKNPGVKQSVFNSMRNINLDYVFGYTGGDIDKNK; this is encoded by the coding sequence GTGGTAAATTTAGTATGTGAAGCAATCCTTCCAGATTGTCCGATGAAGGATGTGGAGGAAATTGAAAAAAGTATAGTGACAACTTATAAAAAAAGTATTTGGTCAAAATTTTTGAAGGCAATTAGTGATTTTGATATGATTCAAAATGGAGATAAAATTGCGATTGGTGTTTCTGGCGGAAAGGACAGTTTACTTTTGGTAAAATTATTTCAGGAATTAAAAAAAGATAGACGGAAAAATTTTGAATTTAAGGCAGTCAGTCTGAATCCAGGATTTAGAAATTCTGATTTGGATAATTTTAAAAATAATTTGAATAAGCTAAATATTGACTGTGATATTATTGATACAAATATTTGGGAAATTGCAAATGAAAAGGCTAAAGATTATCCGTGCTTTTTATGTGCTAAAATGCGGCGTGGAATTTTGTATACACAAGTGGAAGAACTTGGATTTAATAAATTGACGCTTGGACATCATTTTGATGATGTAATTGAAACGACTCTTATAAATATGCTTTATGCTGGAACAATGAAAACAATGACTCCAAAAGTTCCCTCAACTTCTGGAAAATTAGAATTGATTCGTCCGTTAATTTACGTAAAAGAAGCTGATATAATTGATTATACAAAAACAAATGGGATTCGTGCAATGAACTGTGGATGTACAATTGAAGCTGGAAAAACTTCAAGCAAACGTAGGGAAGTGAAAAATCTGCTGGCTGAACTTGAAGAAAAGAATCCAGGAGTAAAGCAAAGTGTATTTAATTCAATGAGAAATATAAATTTGGATTATGTTTTTGGATATACAGGTGGTGATATAGATAAGAATAAATAA
- a CDS encoding tetratricopeptide repeat protein, whose product MLETLIFREIRYNENNKQLLKENLEKIKNNPDNVEVLKTLASIYHALKENNKAIEIYEKLVNLQPNEIEIRAFLGYLYYENEELDKAEENFNRALDVSTKDEPFILFLLGNIYSRKGKISEAVDCYDLAIFLDFDMYIAHIDFARKYEHMGRHKKALEEYKAAFRIDSRDEGLIEKIHYIEDKYGNVINKENKKINFKATNAEVI is encoded by the coding sequence ATGTTAGAAACATTGATTTTTAGAGAAATAAGATACAACGAAAATAATAAACAGCTTCTTAAAGAAAATTTAGAAAAAATAAAAAATAATCCAGACAATGTGGAAGTATTAAAAACATTGGCTTCTATTTATCATGCATTAAAGGAAAACAACAAGGCAATTGAAATTTATGAAAAATTAGTAAATTTACAGCCAAATGAAATTGAAATACGAGCTTTTTTAGGTTATTTGTATTATGAAAATGAAGAACTTGACAAAGCTGAAGAAAACTTTAATAGGGCACTTGATGTAAGTACAAAAGATGAGCCGTTTATTTTGTTCCTTTTGGGAAATATTTATTCAAGAAAAGGCAAAATATCTGAAGCAGTTGATTGTTATGACCTTGCAATATTCCTTGATTTTGATATGTATATTGCACATATTGATTTTGCTAGAAAGTATGAGCATATGGGACGGCACAAAAAGGCTTTGGAAGAATATAAAGCAGCATTTAGGATTGATTCCCGAGATGAAGGGCTTATTGAAAAAATACATTATATAGAAGATAAATATGGAAATGTAATTAATAAAGAAAATAAAAAAATAAATTTTAAAGCTACAAATGCGGAAGTTATTTAA
- a CDS encoding tetratricopeptide repeat protein, which produces MKKKYIIATLILILVFSCGKKNKRARNSQNNVTLENKMNDKIKELTEKAKKGDTEAQAELGEIYLQGDGIKADYKKSMEWSKKAAENKNYRAMRNIGILYLEGLGVKKDYKKAFSSFSSSVDGGDAQGPRYLGIMSENGLGVKKSLDDAEFYYEIGDSSGDLVSSYKLGKLYEKVGDYAKSIEFYKKAEDRIDKTAAPMYEALGDLYANGKGVEKSTKEAREYYEKAIKSGSQEAKNKLVKLK; this is translated from the coding sequence ATGAAAAAAAAGTATATTATTGCAACATTAATATTAATTTTGGTATTTAGTTGCGGAAAGAAGAATAAAAGAGCAAGAAATTCCCAAAATAATGTAACTTTGGAAAATAAAATGAATGATAAAATTAAGGAATTGACAGAAAAGGCTAAAAAAGGGGATACGGAAGCACAAGCTGAACTTGGTGAAATATATCTTCAGGGAGATGGAATTAAGGCAGATTATAAAAAATCTATGGAATGGAGTAAAAAAGCCGCTGAAAATAAGAATTATCGTGCAATGAGAAATATTGGAATTCTTTATTTGGAAGGCTTGGGGGTAAAAAAAGATTATAAAAAAGCATTTTCATCATTTTCAAGTTCTGTTGATGGTGGAGATGCACAAGGACCTAGATATTTGGGAATAATGTCTGAAAATGGACTTGGAGTCAAAAAGAGCCTGGATGATGCGGAATTTTACTATGAAATTGGGGATAGCAGCGGAGATTTAGTTTCAAGTTATAAACTTGGAAAGCTTTATGAAAAAGTTGGAGATTATGCAAAATCAATAGAGTTTTATAAAAAAGCAGAAGACAGAATAGATAAGACGGCAGCCCCAATGTATGAAGCACTTGGAGATTTGTATGCAAACGGAAAAGGTGTAGAAAAAAGCACAAAAGAAGCTAGAGAATATTATGAAAAGGCTATAAAGTCTGGAAGTCAAGAGGCGAAAAACAAACTGGTTAAATTGAAATAA
- a CDS encoding chromate transporter: MILLILFFIFFKIGLFSFGGGYAILPLIQADVVDFHKWVNIQQFTDIVAISQVTPGPISLNSATYVGYLVGNKAGVWNGILTGTVATIGLILPSVIVMSFFSKFYLKFQDNKYIDNAFAGLKIVVVGLILAAAMLLIDKNNFIDWKSVVIFIVSMALVLKWKMSPILLTVIAAIVGIIIY; encoded by the coding sequence ATGATATTATTAATATTATTTTTTATATTTTTTAAGATAGGATTATTTAGTTTTGGTGGAGGATATGCGATTTTACCGCTTATTCAGGCTGATGTTGTAGATTTTCATAAATGGGTAAATATACAGCAATTTACAGATATTGTGGCAATTTCTCAAGTAACTCCAGGTCCAATTTCATTAAATTCAGCAACTTATGTTGGATATTTAGTAGGGAATAAAGCAGGGGTTTGGAATGGAATTTTAACTGGAACAGTTGCAACAATAGGATTAATTCTTCCGTCAGTTATTGTAATGTCTTTTTTTAGTAAATTTTATTTAAAGTTTCAAGACAATAAATATATAGACAATGCATTCGCTGGGCTTAAAATTGTTGTTGTTGGATTGATTCTAGCAGCTGCGATGTTATTAATTGATAAGAATAATTTTATTGATTGGAAAAGTGTTGTGATATTTATTGTGTCAATGGCGCTTGTGCTAAAGTGGAAGATGAGTCCAATATTACTGACAGTAATTGCGGCTATTGTGGGAATTATAATTTATTAA
- a CDS encoding chromate transporter, whose product MKVYLELFWIFFKIGAFTLGGGYAMVPLIQAEIVVKKKWIEEEEFIKLLALAQSSPGALAVNISVFVGYKMKKMLGVAVTVIASTLPSFIVILLIASLFSNIQDNIYVIKAFKAIRPMVVALIAASVYTIGKSAKINRKTLWIVILVAAMVVFLKFPPIAMIILGAVLGNVWMIWRGNK is encoded by the coding sequence ATGAAAGTATATTTGGAATTATTTTGGATTTTCTTCAAAATTGGTGCATTTACTCTTGGTGGTGGGTATGCTATGGTTCCACTTATTCAAGCTGAAATTGTAGTAAAAAAAAAGTGGATTGAAGAAGAGGAATTTATCAAACTTTTGGCTCTTGCACAATCTTCACCAGGTGCATTAGCAGTAAATATATCGGTTTTTGTAGGATATAAGATGAAAAAGATGTTAGGAGTAGCAGTTACGGTTATAGCTTCGACATTGCCATCATTTATAGTAATTCTTCTTATAGCTTCGTTATTTAGCAATATACAGGATAATATTTATGTAATAAAGGCTTTTAAAGCGATAAGACCAATGGTAGTTGCATTAATTGCGGCGAGTGTTTATACAATTGGTAAATCAGCCAAAATTAATCGTAAAACATTGTGGATTGTAATTTTGGTAGCAGCAATGGTTGTGTTTTTGAAATTTCCGCCTATTGCGATGATTATTTTAGGTGCTGTTTTAGGTAATGTTTGGATGATTTGGAGGGGAAATAAATGA